One Tachysurus fulvidraco isolate hzauxx_2018 chromosome 2, HZAU_PFXX_2.0, whole genome shotgun sequence DNA segment encodes these proteins:
- the LOC113641480 gene encoding uncharacterized protein LOC113641480: protein MVIWLHAYSTSSDPKVIAGYFIDAALSRNGTATRIRSDLGTENCYMEQMQMFMRHDHTDDFSRNCYLYGSSNHNQRIEQWWGFLRKQHAQFWINLFQDLKDSDDFSGDFIDKSLIQFTCLEIIERELQDVVHLWNTHRIRPSRNAVSPCGRPVMMYTLPQLFGAREYLKEVSQQKIQACREECRERGPYPCDNTVFDICCLAMVENSLHPPTSPEEAIDLYMFLRAYIRTQI, encoded by the exons ATGGTGATATGGCTACATGCATACTCTACAAGTAGTGATCCCAAGGTCATCGCTGGATACTTTATTGATGCGGCGTTATCAAGGAATGGGACAGCCACCCGAATTCGCTCAGACTTAGGGACAGAGAACTGTTACATGGAACAGATGCAGATGTTCATGAGACATGATCATACGGACGACTTTTCGAGAAATTGCTATTTGTATGGCTCAAGCAATCATAACCAACGGATAGAGCAGTGGTGGGGATTTTTGAGGAAACAGCATGCACAGTTCTGGATCAACCTATTTCAAGATCTAAAAGATTCTGACGACTTCTCCGGTGACTTCATAGACAAAAGTCTAATACAGTTCACATGTCTTGAAATAATAGAG agaGAACTGCAGGATGTTGTTCACCTCTGGAACACGCACAGAATTCGCCCATCCAGAAATGCTGTGTCTCCATGTGGACGTCCAGTGATGATGTACACCCTACCCCAACTTTTTGGTGCTAGGGAGTACCTTAAAGAGGTATCCCAACAGAAGATACAGGCTTGTAGGGAGGAATGTCGTGAGAGAGGACCATATCCCTGTGATAATACAGTGTTTGACATTTGTTGCCTTGCCATGGTAGAAAACAGTCTTCATCCACCAACCTCTCCAGAGGAAGCCATTGATCTTTACATGTTCTTACGTGCTTACATACGTACCCAAATTTAA
- the trib3 gene encoding tribbles homolog 3 encodes MSVNLSAPALSMHLKRVDCEDHQNTHTLKCKRRRLNQPPSPGLAPCLRPQTHSTDHTSPEKPCLSSIGPYILLEATEGTQTYRAVHRTTEQEYTCKVFSMRKYHELIAPYTRLLPHENICKISEVIMGEQNVYIFFERNYGDMHSYVRKCKRLQEDEAVYLFRQMASAVMHCHENGVVLRDLKLRKFVFIDAKRTQLVLQNLEDSCLLNGDDDSLTDKHGCPAYVGPEILNSRQSYSGKAADIWSLGVVLYTILVGRYPFQDVEPAALFSKIRRGTFTIPETLSPRARSLVCCMLRKSPLERLEAADILLHPWLHCSTNVFISQHPNSRHSNDQVVPDFEKSDKGDCY; translated from the exons ATGAGTGTAAACCTCTCAGCACCTGCGCTCTCAATGCATCTGAAGCGAGTAGACTGTGAAGACCACCAGAACACCCATACACTGAAATGCAAACGCCGTAGGCTGAACCAGCCCCCCTCCCCTGGTCTAGCCCCTTGCCTTCGGCCTCAAACTCACAGCACAGACCACACGAGCCCAGAGAAACCCTGTCTCTCTTCTATTGGGCCGTATATTCTGTTGGAGGCCACAGAGGGCACACAGACATATCGAGCAGTCCATCGCACCACTGAGCAAGAGTACACCTGTAAG GTGTTTTCAATGAGGAAGTACCATGAGCTCATTGCTCCGTACACCCGTCTGTTGCCCCATGAGAACATTTGTAAAATATCAGAAGTAATCATGGGGGAGCAGAATGTGTACATCTTCTTTGAGCGCAACTACGGTGACATGCACTCATATGTGCGCAAATGTAAGAGGCTCCAGGAGGATGAAGCTGTGTATCTCTTTAGGCAAATGGCATCGGCAGTCATGCACTGTCATGAAAATGGCGTTGTACTGCGGGACCTCAAATTGCGCAAGTTTGTCTTTATTGATGCAAAAag AACACAGCTGGTTTTGCAGAATCTAGAGGACTCCTGTCTCCTGAATGGTGATGATGACTCTCTCACAGACAAACATGGCTGCCCAGCCTATGTGGGACCAGAAATCTTGAACTCTCGGCAGTCATACTCTGGAAAGGCAGCAGACATTTGGAGCCTGGGGGTGGTGCTCTATACCATTCTTGTGGGTCGCTACCCATTTCAAGATGTGGAACCTGCCGCCCTGTTCAGCAAAATCCGTAGGGGCACCTTCACAATCCCAGAGACACTTTCACCCAGAGCCAGGTCTCTAGTGTGCTGCATGCTCAGAAAGTCACCCTTGGAGAGATTGGAGGCTGCAGACATTTTGCTGCACCCATGGCTCCACTGTAGCACCAATGTCTTTATCAGCCAGCACCCTAACTCAAGGCACTCAAATGACCAAGTTGTGCCAGACTTTGAGAAAAGTGACAAAGGAGACTGTTACTGA